Proteins from a single region of Syngnathus scovelli strain Florida chromosome 7, RoL_Ssco_1.2, whole genome shotgun sequence:
- the tyr gene encoding tyrosinase, translating to MRSFFPAVLVLHLLGSCFCQFPRPCANAEGLRTKECCPVWEGDGSACGALSGRGFCTEVVVSDEPYGPQYPHSGIDDRERWPLAFYNRTCRCAGNYGGFDCGECRFGYWGANCAEYRESVRRNILTLSAADQQKFISYLNLAKNTISPDYVIATATRAEMGENGENPMFADINSYDLFVWMHYYVSRDAFLGGPGNVWTDIDFAHESAAFLPWHRVYLLHWENEIRKLTGDFNFTIPYWDWRDVQTCEVCTDSLMGGRSPFNPNLISPASVFSSWKVICTQPEEYNRREALCNATGEGPLLRNPGNHDTNRVQRLPTSADVDSTVGLREYETGSMDRFANMSFRNVLEGFASPATGMAVQGQSTMHNALHVFMNGSMSSVQGSANDPIFLLHHAFIDSIFERWLRTHQPTRTFYPFANAPIGHNDGYYMVPFLPLYRNGDNFLSTKSMGYEYAYLLDPGQRFVQEILTPYLQQAQEIWQWLLGAGIIGAFITAIIVVAAVQARRKWRRNQRRKRASIFGERQPLLQSSSEDGSASYQTTL from the exons ATGAGGAGCTTTTTTCCAGCCGTACTTGTTTTGCATCTTCTCGGGAGCTGCTTTTGCCAATTCCCTCGCCCCTGCGCCAACGCAGAGGGACTACGGACCAAAGAGTGTTGCCCAGTGTGGGAGGGAGACGGCTCGGCGTGTGGTGCCCTGTCAGGCCGCGGTTTCTGCACAGAGGTGGTAGTGTCAGACGAACCCTACGGTCCGCAGTACCCTCACAGCGGGATTGACGACAGGGAGCGCTGGCCTTTGGCCTTCTACAACCGAACCTGCCGCTGTGCGGGAAACTACGGTGGGTTTGACTGTGGGGAGTGCAGATTTGGCTACTGGGGAGCAAATTGTGCAGAGTACAGGGAATCGGTGCGGCGAAACATCCTGACGCTGTCTGCTGCTGACCAGCAAAAGTTCATCTCCTACCTCAACCTGGCTAAGAACACCATCAGCCCTGACTATGTCATCGCCACGGCAACCAGAGCAGAGATGGGTGAAAACGGCGAGAATCCTATGTTTGCTGACATCAACTCCTACGATCTGTTCGTCTGGATGCACTACTACGTGTCACGGGACGCCTTCCTGGGGGGGCCGGGGAACGTATGGACGGACATCGACTTCGCCCATGAATCTGCAGCCTTTCTGCCGTGGCATCGAGTCTACCTGCTTCACTGGGAGAACGAGATTAGAAAATTAACAGGAGATTTTAATTTCACTATCCCATACTGGGACTGGAGGGACGTCCAAACCTGTGAGGTGTGCACAGATAGTTTGATGGGAGGCCGCAGCCCCTTCAATCCCAACCTCATCAGCCCTGCGTCGGTCTTCTCATCATGGAAG GTGATCTGCACTCAGCCTGAGGAATATAACAGACGTGAGGCATTGTGCAACGCGACAGGGGAAGGTCCGCTTCTGCGTAACCCCGGCAACCACGATACCAACCGAGTACAGAGACTCCCAACATCGGCTGATGTCGACTCCACCGTGGGCCTCCGTGAGTACGAGACCGGATCCATGGACCGGTTCGCCAACATGAGCTTCAGGAACGTTCTTGAGG GTTTCGCTAGTCCAGCCACAGGCATGGCGGTTCAAGGTCAAAGCACCATGCACAATGCCTTGCATGTCTTCATGAATGGCTCCATGTCCTCTGTGCAAGGTTCCGCCAATGATCCCATATTCCTCCTGCACCATGCTTTCATAGACAG CATCTTTGAGCGCTGGCTCCGAACCCACCAGCCAACACGGACCTTCTATCCATTTGCCAATGCTCCCATTGGCCATAATGATGGCTACTACATGGTTCCTTTCCTGCCGCTTTATAGAAATGGAGACAATTTTCTGTCCACCAAGTCAATGGGATATGAGTACGCCTATCTGTTGGATCCAG GCCAGCGGTTTGTTCAAGAAATCTTGACACCTTACCTGCAGCAGGCCCAGGAGATCTGGCAGTGGCTTCTGGGAGCCGGTATCATTGGGGCGTTCATCACGGCAATTATTGTGGTTGCGGCTGTCCAAGCGAGAAGGAAGTGGAGAAGAAaccagaggaggaagagggcatCTATTTTTGGAGAGCGACAGCCGCTTCTTCAGAGCAGCTCAGAGGATGGTTCTGCTTCCTACCAGACTACTCTGTAA
- the LOC125972233 gene encoding NADPH oxidase 4, whose amino-acid sequence MVVSARSWLANEGGKHLVLMMWLGANSWLFVKTFLMYSSGHQYHYLYKMLGLGLCISRASASVLNLNCSLVLLPMCRTLLTFVRGTHMVSSRKTRRLLDKSKTFHVACGVAICIFSVVHVSAHLVNVINFSRSYSEDFPALNFARYKGEDPTLIILTTVPGITGVLLVVILFLMFTSSSYCVRIYNYEIFWYTHNLFIIFYIILMVHMVGGALKYQTNIEAHPPGCLRANHSSPEQQWEDLDKREEEEMRCKAEAHFQSHCPQTWLWVSGPLCLYCAERLYRYIRSSDPVTIVTVIRHPCDVIELRMLKKNFKARPGQYIVLNCPNVSSFENHPFTLTVCPTQNKETFAVHLRVVGDWTERFTQLLLPDIRRDMDILPVVHQRTYPKLYVDGPFGSPSEEVFNYDVSLCVAGGIGVTPFACVLHALLDGWMGLRLKRLYFVWVCRELQSFYWFAELLCALHHKLWHENRPDYFNLKLYVSQSDNLQCLSEEKYRPLASRLLVGRPKWKLLLHDIGRTNKHKRVGVFCCGPKGISRTLHRLCNSPQFPGTTFEFNKESFS is encoded by the exons ATGGTTGTGTCAGCGCGGAGCTGGCTCGCCAACGAGGGAGGAAAACACTTGGTCCTG ATGATGTGGTTGGGAGCTAACAGCTGGCTCTTTGTCAAAACCTTCCTGATGTACTCCAGTGGACACCAGTATCACTACCTGTACAAGATGCTTGGG CTCGGACTTTGCATCAGCAGGGCCTCTGCATCCGTGCTGAACCTAAACTGCAGCTTGGTGTTGTTGCCCATGTGTCGCACACTTCTTACCTTTGTCAGAGGAACACACATG gTATCAAGCAGAAAGACCCGACGACTACTGGACAAGAGCAAAACCTTCCATGTGGCCTGCGGGGTTGCCATCTGCATCTtctctg TTGTTCATGTCTCTGCTCACCTCGTGAATGTTATCAACTTCAGTCGCAGCTACTCAGAAGACTTTCCAGCTCTTAATTTTGCTCGTTACAAAGGAGAG GATCCAACGCTAATCATTCTGACCACAG TTCCGGGAATCACTGGTGTTCTGTTGGTCGTCATCcttttcttgatgttcacgtCCTCCTCCTACTGCGTACG aataTACAACTATGAGATTTTCTGGTATACACACAACCTCTTCATCATATTCTATATCATTCTCATGGTGCACATGGTCGG AGGAGCACTAAAATATCAGACTAACATCGAGGCCCATCCCCCCGGGTGCTTACGAGCCAACCACAGCAGCCCCGAGCAACAATGGGAGGATCTGGATAAACGTGAGGAAGAGGAAATGCGATGCAAGGCAGAGGCTCACTTCCAGTCACACTGCCCAcag ACATGGCTGTGGGTGTCAGGTCCTCTGTGTCTCTACTGTGCGGAGCGCCTGTACCGCTATATCCGAAGTAGTGACCCGGTTACCATAGTGACAGTCATCAGGCATCCCTGTGATGTCATTGAGTTACGAATGCTTAAGAAGAACTTTAAAGCTCGTCCAGGGCAG TATATCGTTCTCAACTGTCCCAACGTCTCGTCATTTGAGAACCATCCCTTCACGCTAACGGTG TGTCCCACACAGAACAAAGAAACGTTTGCTGTCCATCTCCGGGTCGTGGGAGACTGGACTG AACGCTTCACACAGCTGTTACTTCCTGACATTAGGAGAGACATGGACATCCTCCCTGTGGTGCATCAAAGGACATACCCCAA GCTTTATGTGGATGGTCCGTTTGGAAGTCCTTCAGAGGAAGTGTTCAACTACGACGTCAGCCTTTGTGTAGCGGGCGGAATAGGGGTCACGCCGTTCGCCTGCGTCCTGCACGCTCTGCT tgacggctggatggggCTCAGGTTGAAGAGGTTATACTTTGTGTGGGTCTGCAGGGAGCTCCAGTCCTTTTACTGGTTCGCTGAGCTACTGTGTGCCCTACATCACAAG tTATGGCATGAAAACAGACCTGACTACTTTAACTTGAAGCTGTACGTCAGTCAGTCCGACAACTTGCAG TGCTTAAGTGAGGAGAAATACCGTCCACTTGCGTCACGGCTGCTCGTGGGCCGACCCAAGTGGAAGTTACTGTTACATGACATTGGACGGACCAATAAGCA TAAGCGAGTGGGGGTATTCTGTTGTGGACCCAAAGGCATCTCCAGGACTCTTCACAGACTGTGTAACTCGCCTCAATTTCCTGGAACTACTTTTGAATTTAACAAGGAGTCCTTCAGCTGA